The following nucleotide sequence is from Natronorubrum aibiense.
CGATTCGGGTCCGTGATGCCAGTCGGCTCGCCGAACGGAGACGACAGCAGACGAGCGTCCCTGTGAACGTGATTTATTATGCCTGCAGTGAGAGTAGCAAACGAGGCATGTACCACATCGTCATTCCCATCGACACCAGCACCGAACGCGGCGTCAAAGCGACCCAGCACGTCGTCGATCTGCTCGAGGACGGCCCGTTCGGTGACCCCGAGTCGATCACCGTTACGCTCCTGAACGTCTTCGAGAAGTTCAAAGCGATCGACGACGGCGGCAATGTCAAATCGGACGATCTCTACGACGAGGACTCGTTCCCGGAGGCCGTCACCAGCGCCCGCGAACTGCTTGATGGAACTGGCGTCGAGTACGACCTCGAGCGCCGGCACGGCGACTCCGTCGACGAGATCGTCGATTTCGCCGACGAAGTCGATGCGGATCTCATCGTCATGGCGCCCCGAAAGCGCAGCTCTGTCGGCAAGGTCGTCTTCGGCAGCGTCGCACAGAACGTCCTGATCAACACGGAGCGACCGACGCTGATCGTGTAGCCGTCGGGGACCCGATCACGTCCCCGCGTCGCGTTCGGCCGCAGGTTAGAACCCGATCGCGGAGCCGTCTTTTCGCGGATCGCTGCCGCCGGAGAGCACTCCATTCTCGTTGCGGGCGATCTGTCCGCCGCCGAAGTGTGCGGGCGGCATGACGCGGACTTCGTGGCCGCGACGGGCGAGTTTCGTTTGCACACGTCCCTCGAGTCGGCCTTCGACGGCGAGTTGGCCATCGACCTGATATCGCCAGCGTGGGTAATCGATCGCCTCCTGGACCGACATCCCATCGTCGAGCAGGTTCATCAGCACCTGGAGATGGCCCTGTGGCTGGTTGTAGCCGGCCATCACGCCGAAGGCGGCCCAGTCGTCTTCTCCGAGCCGTGCGAGACCGGGAATCAGCGTGTGGAACGGCCGTTTCCCCGGTTCGATCCGGTTTGGATGGTCGGGATCGAGCGAGAACGAACTCCCCCGGTTCTGGAGTGCAATGCCGGTGTCGCCGGCGACGATGCCGCTGCCGAAGTCCTTGAACCGCGAGTTGATGAACGAGACGACGTTGCCCGCGTCGTCCGCGACCGTCAACAGAACGGTGTCCGCGTCCTCTGCGCGGTCGTTTTCGAACCCGATCTGGACGTCGTCGGAGGCTTCGTCGCCGATTTCCGCCGCCCGCTCGGCCGCGTATGCCTTCGACGCGAGATCCGGTGCGTCCTCGAATTCCGGGTCCGTGATGTAGTGGTGGCCGTCGGCCATCGCGCGCTTCATCGCTTCGGCGGCGAGATGGATGCGCTCGGGTGAACCGGCCGGATATTCGTTCGCCCCGAGCGCTTCGACGATGTTGAGCGCCTCGAGGGCGATCAGGCCCTGATTGTTCGGCGGCAGCTGGTAGATTTCCGCGCCGCCGTAGGTCGTACTGACCGGCTCGACGAACTCCGGTTCGAACGATGCCAGATCGTCGGCGGACAACAGTCCACCACGGGACTGGATCGTGTCGACGATCTCGTCGGCGATCGCGCCCTCGTAGACGATATCTGCGCCTTCCTCGGCGATTCGGCGCATAGAGTCGCCCAGCTCAGGCAGCGTGACGTGGTCGCCCACTGCCGGCGGCTGGCCGTCGAAGAGGTACGCGGCTCGAGACTGCTCACCGTCGAGCACCGAGGCCGCCTCCGCCCACTGATCGGCGATGATCTCCGAGACCGGGAACCCCTCGAGTGCGTACTCGATCGCCGGCTCGAGCACCGTCGCCAGCTCCAACTTGCCGAGGTCCTCGACGGTTCGTTCCCAGCCACGAGCCGTTCCGGGAACGGTTACAGTATGTGGGCCATAGACGGGTATCTCGGCTTCCTCAGGAGCCACGCCGTCCTCCGCGGCGATCGTCTCGCGCATCCGCTCGAGCGTCGCCTCGCCCGGCGCACCGCCACAGCTGCGGAACGCGCCGACATCGCCATCGGCCGTCCGGTAGAGCGCGAAGAGGTCCCCGCCAAGGCCCGTGCTCGTCGGTTCGACGACGTTGAGAACCGCCGCCGTCGCGACGGCCGCGTCGAACGCGTTGCCGCCGTCTCGCAAGACGCTGATACCCGCTTCGGACGCCAGCGGCTGGCTGGTCGCGACGACACCTCGAGGCGCGTACACCGTCGAGCGACGCGACGTAAACTGGTCTAGGTCTGGACTGCGATCCATACGCGGTCATCTGCGAGCACCGATAAAAACATTGGTATTGATAGTCATACACAGTGGCCTGTCCATCGGATCGTCACGGGCCACACAGCGTATGGCATCCCGCTATGTCCGGCAGTTCCACTCGCATTCGTCACGTGCGTGTCGGGCAGTTACGCGTCGATGGTGGCGAGTTCCGTGAGTAGCGCTGCCGTCGTTCGACATCCTGCCCGGAAACACGAGAGCGCGATGTTCTCGTCCGGGGCGTGGTTGTTCTCGTCTTCGTTCGCGTAGGGGATCACGAGACACGGCACGTCGAGTGCGTCTGCAAAGACGTAGGTCGGAACGGAGCCACCGAGCGATGGCTTCAGGATCGGTTCGGTTTCCCACCCGCTGCGAACCGCGCGCATTGCCGGTTCGACAACGGGGCTGTCCGCGGACGTTCGCTGGGGGGCCATCGACGCCACGCGAGTGAGTTCAATGTCTATTCCCGCCGGGACCCGTTC
It contains:
- a CDS encoding universal stress protein; translation: MYHIVIPIDTSTERGVKATQHVVDLLEDGPFGDPESITVTLLNVFEKFKAIDDGGNVKSDDLYDEDSFPEAVTSARELLDGTGVEYDLERRHGDSVDEIVDFADEVDADLIVMAPRKRSSVGKVVFGSVAQNVLINTERPTLIV
- the ggt gene encoding gamma-glutamyltransferase; translated protein: MDRSPDLDQFTSRRSTVYAPRGVVATSQPLASEAGISVLRDGGNAFDAAVATAAVLNVVEPTSTGLGGDLFALYRTADGDVGAFRSCGGAPGEATLERMRETIAAEDGVAPEEAEIPVYGPHTVTVPGTARGWERTVEDLGKLELATVLEPAIEYALEGFPVSEIIADQWAEAASVLDGEQSRAAYLFDGQPPAVGDHVTLPELGDSMRRIAEEGADIVYEGAIADEIVDTIQSRGGLLSADDLASFEPEFVEPVSTTYGGAEIYQLPPNNQGLIALEALNIVEALGANEYPAGSPERIHLAAEAMKRAMADGHHYITDPEFEDAPDLASKAYAAERAAEIGDEASDDVQIGFENDRAEDADTVLLTVADDAGNVVSFINSRFKDFGSGIVAGDTGIALQNRGSSFSLDPDHPNRIEPGKRPFHTLIPGLARLGEDDWAAFGVMAGYNQPQGHLQVLMNLLDDGMSVQEAIDYPRWRYQVDGQLAVEGRLEGRVQTKLARRGHEVRVMPPAHFGGGQIARNENGVLSGGSDPRKDGSAIGF